The Vibrio navarrensis genome has a segment encoding these proteins:
- the rplP gene encoding 50S ribosomal protein L16: MLQPKRTKFRKVQTGRNRGLAKGTEVSFGSFGLKAVGRGRLTARQIEAARRAMTRHIKRQGKIWIRVFPDKPITEKPLEVRQGKGKGNVEYWVAQIQPGKVMYEVDGVPEELAREAFRLAARKLPFKTTFVTKQVM, from the coding sequence ATGCTACAACCTAAACGTACTAAGTTCCGTAAGGTTCAGACTGGTCGTAACCGTGGTCTAGCAAAAGGTACAGAAGTAAGCTTCGGCTCTTTTGGTCTTAAAGCTGTTGGCCGTGGTCGTCTGACTGCTCGTCAAATCGAAGCTGCACGTCGTGCTATGACGCGCCATATCAAGCGTCAAGGTAAAATCTGGATCCGTGTGTTCCCAGATAAACCAATCACTGAAAAACCACTTGAAGTTCGTCAAGGTAAGGGTAAAGGTAACGTTGAGTACTGGGTAGCCCAAATCCAACCTGGTAAGGTTATGTACGAAGTTGATGGTGTACCTGAAGAATTGGCGCGTGAAGCGTTCCGCCTAGCGGCTCGTAAACTGCCATTCAAGACTACATTTGTAACTAAGCAGGTGATGTGA